CAGACATCCCCGTAGTTCTGGGTCGAGCCGGTTTTGCCGACAATCGGCACATCCTTGAAGTGCTTGTAGTTTCGCTTGACAGTGCTTGCGGTCCCGTCCGTGATAACCGTGCGCATCATATCGGTCATCAGATAAGCGGTCTGCTTAGAGAAGACCTGCTCGGGATTCACTTTATGCTGATAGACGATTTTGCCCTGGTAGTCAACAATCTTCTCGATCATATAGGCGTCATTGAAGGCGCCCTGATTGGCAATGGAGGAATAGGCATTGGTTAATTCTTCAACCGTAACCCCGTATCGCAGTCCCCCGATAACCCCGGTCTTGGCATTGTAATCATCATCCTGCAGAGTGGTGATGCCCAGCTTCTTGGTGAAGGCCCAGGCCTTCTCAATGCCAACCTTTTCATTAAAAAGCTTCAGGGCAGGCAGGTTCAGAGACTTGTTCAGCGCATAACGGGCAGTGACCAGACCCTGATAGCGGTTGTTGGCATTCTTGGGGATATGGTAGCCCTTGCCACCGTCCTTCATGACAATCGGCGCATCATCCAGAATGCCGGCGGGCTGAATCAATCCTGCGTCCAGCGCAGGCAGATAGGCTGCAATCGGCTTCATGGTGGAGCCGGGCTGACGGATCATCTGGGTAGCATAGTTCATCTGCTCAATATTGAAGTCGCGCCCTTCGATCATGCCGAGGATAGCTCCGGTCTTGTTGTCAATCAGCATCCCGGCCGTCTGCTCCACACCTCTGGCCTTGCTGTCCTTGGTGAAGTTGCTGCTGTCCTCGGAGATGCTGTGCATCGCACTGTACACTTTCTTGTCAATGGTCGTGTACACCCGGTAGCCGCCGGTCATCAGCTGCTGGCGGGCTTCCTCCAGACGCTGGGCCGAGTCGGTCGAGCTGCCTGCCGTGCCTGCCGTCTCTTCGTTAAGCTTCAGCAGAATCTCGGATGCCTTGCGTTCGGTCTCCATCATGAGATAAGGGAAGGTGGCATAGGCCTTCTTCGTATGCGGAGCCAGTGAGCTCTTGATATCGAAGTTCAGGGCTTCATTGTACTGGGAGGTAGTGATCTTATTCTCTTCCAGCATCCGCCGCAATACCAGCTTCTGGCGGTTAATGGCCCGCCCGAAGGCAGCCTCATTGAATTCGCCCAGGCCGTTGAACGCGGAATATTTGGAGGGGAGCTGCGGCAGGCCTGCCAGATAAGCCGCCTGGGCCACATTCAGCTTCTCCAGATCATCCAGGCCGAAGATACCCTTGGCGGCGGCCTTGATGCCGAATACATTATAGCCGTTGGAGCCGTTCCCGAAAGGAACCTTATTCAGATAGGCGGTCAGGATCTCCTGTTTGGACAGGAAGCGCTCCAGCCGCAGTGACAGCAGAATCTCCTTCACCTTGCGGTCTTCCGTGACATCGAGATTCAGGAACACGCGCCGGGCAAGCTGCTGGGTCAGGGTACTGCCCCCGGTCTGCACGGATTCGTTCAGCAGCTTCTGCTTAACGGCCCGCAGGGTGCCGCTGACATCTACACCCTTATGCTCATAGAAATCATTGTCCTCTATCGCGAGGACAGCATCAATCACAAGCTGCGGTATATCGTTGAATTCAATTAACCTGCGGTCTTCTTCAGTCCGGAGCTGTCCGATTGGCTGTCCGTCGCTGAAATAAGCAAAACCGGTAATGGCGTTGAGTCCCACCTGCTGCTGGATGAATTCCTCGGTGCGCACCGGATCGTCCTTCACAATGGAAGTGACATAGCCTGCAACGGCGCCGCCGGCAAACAGCAAGCCGAGTATACCGAGTATGAACATCCATTTCACAACTGAACCGAACCTGCGGAGCCAGGATCTGCGAGGTGGACGCTGTTTTGCGGTCTTCTTTTTATTCTCCTCAACCATCGACGATAATCCTCCTTTTAACGGAACTATTATAGCACAATTTGGCGATTTTGAATGCGCTTCGCCAAAGAGGATTTTAGTCAGGGCATAAGAAAAAGCTCCCGGAACAATCCGGGAGCTTGGAGCGATTCGGCGCAAGGCCAAATCTTAACGGTTGT
This region of Paenibacillus sp. FSL K6-1096 genomic DNA includes:
- a CDS encoding transglycosylase domain-containing protein — its product is MVEENKKKTAKQRPPRRSWLRRFGSVVKWMFILGILGLLFAGGAVAGYVTSIVKDDPVRTEEFIQQQVGLNAITGFAYFSDGQPIGQLRTEEDRRLIEFNDIPQLVIDAVLAIEDNDFYEHKGVDVSGTLRAVKQKLLNESVQTGGSTLTQQLARRVFLNLDVTEDRKVKEILLSLRLERFLSKQEILTAYLNKVPFGNGSNGYNVFGIKAAAKGIFGLDDLEKLNVAQAAYLAGLPQLPSKYSAFNGLGEFNEAAFGRAINRQKLVLRRMLEENKITTSQYNEALNFDIKSSLAPHTKKAYATFPYLMMETERKASEILLKLNEETAGTAGSSTDSAQRLEEARQQLMTGGYRVYTTIDKKVYSAMHSISEDSSNFTKDSKARGVEQTAGMLIDNKTGAILGMIEGRDFNIEQMNYATQMIRQPGSTMKPIAAYLPALDAGLIQPAGILDDAPIVMKDGGKGYHIPKNANNRYQGLVTARYALNKSLNLPALKLFNEKVGIEKAWAFTKKLGITTLQDDDYNAKTGVIGGLRYGVTVEELTNAYSSIANQGAFNDAYMIEKIVDYQGKIVYQHKVNPEQVFSKQTAYLMTDMMRTVITDGTASTVKRNYKHFKDVPIVGKTGSTQNYGDVWFMGYTPDVTLGMWVGYKEQINTLQGDTQKRQAQTLWTKVMNTVIDKRPELFTTKEFAKPEGIVKATVSAYSGKKPSALTDKYTTDLFNAKYVPTESDDGISKAKYITYNGVNYIPLEGTPEDFLKEKIVVKREKPIQELVKELLAAFPAMKTHEPLAYYMPADAKTDYPTEVDPRVDDGKAPTPPGEVMVSYSTGKAVVTFTPSGSPDVVGYRLYRSLGGGSFQKQAVLSAGESTVFRPGTPASAGATFYVAAVDVAGHEAASGSVAGDINPTPEPTPEPEQTPETTPAPEGGILPENTEDPGMIIVQPPGGNDSTPLGGTNGAGNTGNVNGNASGNAGGSKGNNAGGNAGGTKGSNASGTPAGTNTNTGTNTGR